TGCGAGTTTCATTTAGTCATTATACGACCAAAGAAGATATTGATAAATTCATAACAGCATTAAAAGAAGTTTCCAAAGATTTTATCATAGAAAAACAAAATACCGCGCATAGATAAATATTTATCGCAATAGGTATATTTTTTGTAATTTTGTAAAGTATTTTAAATAAAAATAAAAATTATGGCAGTAGAGATTACAGACCAGTCTTTCCAAGAAGTAGTATTAGCTTCTGACAAGCCTGTATTAGTAGATTTTTGGGCAGCATGGTGTGGACCATGTAGAATGCTAGGTCCAATTGTAGAAGAGCTAGCAAATGATTTTGATGGAAAAGCTGTGGTTGGAAAAGTGGATGTTGATAATAATCAAAATATATCAATGGAGTATGGTATCAGAAATATTCCGACATTATTGATTTTCAAGAATGGCGAAGTTGTTGATAAGCTAGTTGGTGTTAGTCCAAAAGAACTTATTGCTGAAAAACTTTCAGCACATATGTAAAAAAACAATCCTGAAAATGAGCGCTTTCCTAATAGGAGAGCGTTTTTTTTACAAAAAATTTGGAGAATGAAAATATTGTTGTATTTTTGCAACCACAATAATCAAGGC
This genomic stretch from Chryseobacterium sp. POL2 harbors:
- the trxA gene encoding thioredoxin, translated to MAVEITDQSFQEVVLASDKPVLVDFWAAWCGPCRMLGPIVEELANDFDGKAVVGKVDVDNNQNISMEYGIRNIPTLLIFKNGEVVDKLVGVSPKELIAEKLSAHM